A window of the Longimicrobiaceae bacterium genome harbors these coding sequences:
- a CDS encoding NAD(P)-dependent oxidoreductase gives MMRETKVAILGLGIMGSGMARNLLRAGYEPVVYNRSRGKAEELGREGARVAATPAEAAEGAEVVVSMVSDDVAARAVWLGENGALAAMSPGSVAVESSTVSLEWLRELRSAAASRQVEVLDAPVTGSRDQAAGGQLLFLVGGETQVLERVRPVLEPMAREILYVGPAGSGATLKLVNNFLCGVQVASMAEAFAMVERAGLDRERAINMLLNGACASPIIKQVGERMATRDYDPRFALKLMAKDLRYAAGEARRVGVELETAPAAQRVMERGAEAGHGERDMAAVVEQFRS, from the coding sequence ATGATGCGCGAGACAAAGGTAGCCATTCTCGGGCTCGGCATCATGGGTTCCGGAATGGCACGGAACCTTTTGCGTGCCGGTTACGAGCCCGTCGTCTATAACCGGAGCCGAGGCAAGGCGGAGGAGCTGGGGCGGGAAGGGGCCCGGGTCGCCGCCACACCGGCGGAGGCGGCGGAGGGGGCGGAGGTGGTGGTCAGCATGGTCTCCGACGACGTCGCGGCGCGGGCAGTGTGGCTCGGCGAGAACGGGGCGCTGGCGGCAATGTCGCCGGGCTCGGTGGCGGTCGAATCGAGCACGGTGTCGCTCGAGTGGTTGCGCGAGCTGCGGTCGGCGGCGGCGAGCCGTCAGGTGGAGGTTCTCGATGCGCCGGTCACCGGCAGTCGCGACCAGGCGGCCGGGGGACAGCTGCTCTTCCTGGTCGGGGGTGAGACGCAGGTGCTGGAGAGAGTGCGACCGGTGCTCGAGCCGATGGCGCGGGAGATCCTGTACGTCGGTCCAGCGGGCAGCGGAGCGACGCTGAAGCTGGTCAACAACTTCCTGTGCGGTGTGCAGGTGGCCTCCATGGCCGAAGCCTTCGCCATGGTGGAGCGAGCCGGCCTCGACCGGGAGCGCGCGATCAACATGCTACTGAACGGCGCGTGCGCGAGCCCGATCATCAAGCAGGTGGGTGAGCGCATGGCGACCCGCGACTACGATCCGCGTTTCGCGCTCAAGCTGATGGCGAAGGACCTGCGCTACGCGGCCGGCGAGGCGCGTCGGGTGGGTGTCGAGCTCGAGACTGCGCCAGCCGCCCAGCGGGTGATGGAGCGCGGCGCTGAGGCTGGCCACGGCGAGCGGGACATGGCAGCGGTGGTCGAGCAGTTTCGGAGCTGA